The sequence CAAGACCACTGATTTCTTTAAAGCTTCCCTTGCTGGTTCTTTAACAACTCATCATCCCCAAAGATGGCTCATCCTGCAAGGAACAGAGTTTTCCTCAGACCTTAACCCAAGTAACAGAGCACCAGTGCAGGGCCATTTGTCTATACCATCTCAAGTGCCCATTGCAGTTCAGATTGGAAATCTCCTTTCCAAGGCAGATGGAGAATGCTAGCAAAGGCAGCATGCATTGTTACCACCACAGACAGTTGGCAGAAGATGAAGTTGGTGGTTGCTTGGAAGCATAGCATGCATGCAAGCAAGTAAACATCCGATCGAGATGGGATGGTGTTCTCTTTCTTTGTCATTGGATTCTTCCTTCCCCATGATGAATTAGTTCTTCAGTTATCTCATGGCGAGGTCatgattgacttcatcattcattGCCCTCAAACATATGTCTCTAAGATTAAACAGCAAGCCACATTTATTTGTCAAGAGACATTGATCCTATGCTTGAGACACATTtcatctcttatatatatatatatatatatatatatatatatatatatatatatataaacccagAATTAAGATCAAATAAGGAATCCAATGACAGGATAAATTatcatacaaaaagataaaatccaTGGAATAGAAACTTCTTGTCCAAATTTTGTTGCCAAGCTTAATATTACATAAAGCTGAGGAAAGTCTGATAAGGAGGAGATCCAAAGTAAACAGTTAAACAGGACATGCAAGGATCCGCAATCATCCAAAAATAATGTGAAGTCTCCAAATAAAGGTTTGGAGGGTGAGGGAAGCAGAATAGATGCCACAGGCTTCACTCTTCCTCTTTCAGTGTAAGCCAAAAAAACTTGCCCCCAAAGTTCATTTAGCggttcatctcctcctcctcccctgttCTCTCTCGATCTTCCTTGGAACTTGTTGGTGTTTCCTCATCCTTCCAAACCGAAGAATCCTTACAACACAATCTTTTCATTTGTCTCCTTGCCTTCTGGAGAAACAGTTGCACAATTTCCAGCCACATTCCACGCAAAGTTGGCCGCCCTTCGCCCTCCTAAGCATTCCCCCAAGCATGCTGACGGACTCATTCCTATAAAAGCCTACTAATTTTCATCTGGACAATTGTTCTTCAATTGCAGCTCCTGCCGTAGCATCACAATCGCGTCGTAGTGTGCTCTTCTTCATCGTCCTATGGAGACAGCAAGAGATGGCGAGCCAAGTATTCGACTGCGGATCGTCGAGCAAATTGGCAGTGTGAGCGTCAAGCTTGTGGACAATTATGGCTCGACGTTCTTCGAACCCCAGAGAGAGATGAATGACCCTTCGAAGAGCGTGGACCAGGACGACGATTCAGCTGGGCCGTGCAGAATCCATGGCGTTGTCGAAGCTCCCGAGAAGAAGCTGACGCTCTTCGCGCTCCGGCTTGCTGTCATCGAGAAGGCCGCCAGTGGCCTCGGAACGCTAGGCTTCATATGGGCCACCGTGGTTCTCCTGGGAGGCTTCGCCATCGCGCTCGAGAGGACAGACTTCTGGTTCATCACCATCATCCTTCTCATTGAAGGCGCCCGCATCTTCAGCCGGAGTCATGAGCTTGAGTGGCAGCACCAGGCCACCTGGTCCCTCACCGAGGCCGGCCGGTCGAGCTTCAGAGCTCTCAAGTCCAGCTCCCGCGTCCTCCTCCAATCACTGAAGCTCGTTTTCCGGCCATTCTCGATTCAGACCACGAGAATGCCGAGCAACGTCCACATGATCAACGACCTGAGTTCGCAAGTCGCTCCTTCGCCGCCGCCACGGACATGGCACACCCGTGACGTCCCCATCCTCCCGTTCTCCGGATGGGTTTTCCTCCCCCGGAACGTCAGCCGACTGCTCTACTGGCTGCAGTTGCTCGCGGCCTCTTCATGCATCTCCCTCTCGCTCATGCGGCTGGTGAAGCAGGACTTCGGCGAGCTGCCTCCGGGCGACCCCGACAAGAAGAACCGCAAGGCGGCGCTCAACATCTTCTACAGCCTGGCGCTCGCGGAGGCGCTCCTGTTCCTGGCCGAGAAGGCCTACTGGGAGTGGAAGGTGAGCTACCGCCTGCTGCTTGAGGAGGTGAACAGGGAGTGCCACCTCGGCGCCACCGGCATGGTGTCCATCAAGAGGTTCTTCTACGACGCCTACTCCAAGTGCATCGAGGGGAGCATCTTCGACGGGCTTAAAATGGACCTCGTCACCTTCGCGGAGGAGCTCCTCGGGTCGAGTTCCCGCGACGAGCAGCTTATCGGAGCCCGCATCCTGCTCAAATTCTCCACCAGCCACCGCTTTGCCGACGGCACCCTGCGCAAGATTGGCACGTCGACTCCGGTCATCGAGAGGCTCATCGAGATGCTGAATTGGAAGAACCCAGCCGAGGAGGAGATCAGGAGGTCAGCTGCGGTCATCATCTCCAAGCTCGCCGGAAAGAAGCAGAATGCTCTCCGAGTGGCCGGCATTCCTGGAGCCATGGAATCAACCTCTTCATTGCTGTACACAGGTGGAAGCACCTCGAATTCAAGGCCTGATGAGGTATGCCGCCTGTGTGCCGCCGCGGACAATACCAACCACGAGTTCTCGGTGTTCAACCTGTTAGGCCTGCTGATACTGAAGAAGCTCACCAAGGATCATGATAACTGTGCAAAGATTGGCCACACCAGAGGACTACTAGCTAAGATCATAGACTTCACCAGTGGCGGGGAGAAGCTGaagatgaaagagagcacaacTGAGTCGCATGTCAAGGCAATGAAGAGGTCACTGCAGGTGGTGAAGATGCTTGCAAGCACGACAGGGCAAACCGGGAAGGTGCTCCGGCAGGAGATATCGGAGATCGTATTCACTAGCAGCAACATCAGGGAAATCTTGCAGTACGGGGAGAGCCACATAATGCTTCAGAAGCTAGGAATTGAGATCCTAACGAGCCTTGCAATGAACGAGGAGGCAAGGGAGAGGATTGGCAACACAGGGGGGATGATTAAGGAGCTGCTGCGGATCTTCTTCAAGGATGGATACACCCAGCAGCAGAAGGCATTGAAGGTGGAAGCAGGGGAGGCGCTTGCGATGATGGCATTGGAGAGCAAGAACAACTGTTACAGGATTCTGAAAGAGAGGAACATCGTCGAAAAGCTCGTTGAAGCACTGGATGATCCGGTGCTTTGGATAAATTCGGCGAGGATCCTTTGCAACTTGTGCAAGTATGTTGGCAATGAGTACTTCTGTCTGAGAGGAGTCACTGCAGGCATTAGCATGGTAAGACTGTCATGATTTTTGAATAAGTAGCAAATATATGATCTTACTTCGAAATCAAAAATATAAGATGGATCAAGTTAGAATTTACTAACTTATTACTCATATTAACTAGAACATACATAATTATTTAGATTAATTCTACCTGCAAACTGAAAATTCATTGGTCAAACAATAAGTTTTTACTGTTTCTCTATGTTCACTTGTTGCCTGAAAACCAAACTTCACTGCAACTGTTCttaaagaaaggaaggaaaaagtTGTGTAATTTCTTTTCTATTAGTCAGATAATGTCTTTTTTTCTGTCTGATCCTTTAATATTGTTGAATATGTTCTGTTTTTGATAATCTTCATTTCTTATGTTTGACTATAAGTTACAGGTTCTGGAACAAAAAGATCAGCTAATGCTAGACATTATCATATATATTCTTATCAAAGTAACTATATAAGTTCTATCTAACATGCTCATGTTTCATCTATTTTCcacttttgtttttgttgtttttgCTTCTTAGTTCTATGCTTAGAATTAGACTAATACATGGTGATTGATATTAGTTTCCTAGTGAGGTTTAACTTGTGAAACAAGCAAATGCTTGACACCCTTGCTGCGTTCCTATAGGTTCTGAATGCAATCATGACAGCAGAGATGAAACAGCTGGAGGTATCTCTTGGTCTTGCCATACAAGTTTACAGATTCATGGATGCTCAAGAATATGCCAAGCAACTAGAACAACACAGCATTAAGGATGTGGATTTTGCAGAGAGACTGGTGAAAATACTTCAGAAGTATGACTCCCCATGTCCCAAGGTGCCCAGAATAAGGAGATTTGTACTAGAAATCACAATCTGGATGATGAACTCTGATAGAAAATATATCAGATTCTTCACTGAACTAGGTATGGAGAAGGAGCTTGAATGTGTCTCAGAAACCACATCAGAGCTCGAATGCTTCGATGTATTTTCTGGCAGTGTGGGACTGAGCCGGCACAACACACCACTTTGCGCCCTTGTGGACATTGCATTAGAGTTGCTGAATACAAGCTGAATAAGCAAGAATGTTCACATTTGAATAATCACATTCTTTTTCATAAGAGTTGTATTTATTCATTGATAAATGAGGCCAATGATGTTGTACATATATTAAAATGTATGATTAATTGAAAAAAGTCCTCAAAAGTTCTTGGGCTGCATTTTGTTTTCACTACAGTGGATATTATCTGTGCATAATTCTTCGTAATCTTAAAAGAAAATGTTTCAACTTGGGACTGCATATTGAAGTCATAGTTACACCATTATGATGACACTGTGACCCTGTTGGTATCATAAAAAGTTATAGAGGCCTCCCTTTTATCATAGGAATATTAGCACGAGGATCAATTTTGCGTCTAGGTAATTTGAAGT comes from Musa acuminata AAA Group cultivar baxijiao chromosome BXJ3-3, Cavendish_Baxijiao_AAA, whole genome shotgun sequence and encodes:
- the LOC135632790 gene encoding uncharacterized protein LOC135632790 codes for the protein METARDGEPSIRLRIVEQIGSVSVKLVDNYGSTFFEPQREMNDPSKSVDQDDDSAGPCRIHGVVEAPEKKLTLFALRLAVIEKAASGLGTLGFIWATVVLLGGFAIALERTDFWFITIILLIEGARIFSRSHELEWQHQATWSLTEAGRSSFRALKSSSRVLLQSLKLVFRPFSIQTTRMPSNVHMINDLSSQVAPSPPPRTWHTRDVPILPFSGWVFLPRNVSRLLYWLQLLAASSCISLSLMRLVKQDFGELPPGDPDKKNRKAALNIFYSLALAEALLFLAEKAYWEWKVSYRLLLEEVNRECHLGATGMVSIKRFFYDAYSKCIEGSIFDGLKMDLVTFAEELLGSSSRDEQLIGARILLKFSTSHRFADGTLRKIGTSTPVIERLIEMLNWKNPAEEEIRRSAAVIISKLAGKKQNALRVAGIPGAMESTSSLLYTGGSTSNSRPDEVCRLCAAADNTNHEFSVFNLLGLLILKKLTKDHDNCAKIGHTRGLLAKIIDFTSGGEKLKMKESTTESHVKAMKRSLQVVKMLASTTGQTGKVLRQEISEIVFTSSNIREILQYGESHIMLQKLGIEILTSLAMNEEARERIGNTGGMIKELLRIFFKDGYTQQQKALKVEAGEALAMMALESKNNCYRILKERNIVEKLVEALDDPVLWINSARILCNLCKYVGNEYFCLRGVTAGISMVLNAIMTAEMKQLEVSLGLAIQVYRFMDAQEYAKQLEQHSIKDVDFAERLVKILQKYDSPCPKVPRIRRFVLEITIWMMNSDRKYIRFFTELGMEKELECVSETTSELECFDVFSGSVGLSRHNTPLCALVDIALELLNTS